A window of the Pseudobacteriovorax antillogorgiicola genome harbors these coding sequences:
- a CDS encoding Gldg family protein codes for MINQLKNLRLGLFLLGLVIIFAVERYFSQYDSRLLIDGLGLLLMLVGTGMTAGLYITKKNEGFEKEAKNWLLSSLWMSVVILGLGLYFAFDASLGDRGAVETLSQKVLLVSWLTAVIVALFAGIGAEIGIRSSGEGDRAEPYRLVLATQTWLGIGFLLAALVCINFAANKMDMVWDWSYLKTTKPGESTVKMVGELTEPVQIGAFFARDSEVEPFVREYLEQVAGLNDNVELNFYSKDFYPAKAEEFRVARDGQVILLKDKKRQRIDVGEDISFARKKLKKFDQLFQKAFLGISEAKKTIYVTSGHGEMSWKGKRAATRQIKNFHKILKQLNYNIRTLGLEQGGFSELPDDTDLVVIPGPSKPFTSQEIQVLKAYLAGGGSLLVFLDVEFSGEDRGIEGLDGANQLEELLASFGIVFEPQFLANDKQFVRSTRKAIDHFFLFTNNFSSHVAMSSLTKNDDKMGLLTFQSGHLKIAEKMADDWKASPVIQTLNTTFIDLNKNTKFDKGEIRKNYPVAMVAESSKSKVLVFSDATMLSDPVILNPGNQLAVVDSVRWLAGQAEIMGEVASEEDIKIQHSKSRDLVVFHGSIYLVPCLVLLFGYFANRRKE; via the coding sequence ATGATAAACCAGCTTAAAAACTTACGACTAGGCCTATTCCTTCTGGGATTAGTCATTATCTTTGCTGTCGAACGATATTTCTCACAGTACGATTCCAGGCTGCTGATTGACGGCCTAGGGCTTTTGTTGATGCTAGTGGGAACGGGTATGACCGCAGGCTTATACATTACTAAGAAAAACGAAGGATTCGAAAAGGAGGCTAAGAATTGGCTCCTCAGTAGCCTATGGATGTCTGTTGTGATCCTAGGTCTCGGTCTTTACTTTGCTTTTGATGCTAGCCTAGGTGATCGTGGTGCTGTAGAAACCTTAAGCCAAAAGGTTCTCTTAGTATCTTGGTTAACTGCTGTGATCGTTGCTCTATTTGCAGGAATTGGAGCAGAGATTGGTATTCGATCCAGTGGCGAAGGTGATCGTGCTGAGCCTTATCGCTTGGTATTGGCAACTCAAACTTGGCTCGGTATCGGCTTTCTGCTAGCCGCCTTGGTTTGTATAAACTTTGCCGCCAATAAGATGGATATGGTTTGGGATTGGTCCTACCTCAAAACAACAAAGCCAGGAGAGTCCACAGTCAAGATGGTTGGAGAACTAACCGAGCCAGTGCAGATCGGAGCTTTTTTTGCCAGAGACAGTGAGGTAGAGCCATTTGTTCGGGAATATCTTGAGCAGGTCGCTGGCCTTAATGACAATGTCGAGCTGAATTTTTACAGCAAAGACTTTTATCCAGCAAAAGCGGAGGAGTTTCGCGTGGCTCGGGATGGTCAAGTGATTCTTCTCAAGGATAAGAAAAGGCAGCGGATCGATGTTGGTGAAGACATATCCTTTGCTCGAAAGAAACTTAAGAAATTCGATCAGCTATTTCAAAAAGCTTTTTTGGGGATCTCTGAAGCGAAAAAAACTATTTATGTAACTTCTGGTCATGGTGAAATGAGCTGGAAAGGCAAAAGGGCTGCCACACGACAGATCAAGAACTTTCATAAAATCTTAAAACAGCTCAATTACAATATTCGTACCTTAGGGCTTGAACAAGGTGGATTTTCGGAGCTTCCTGATGATACCGACTTGGTGGTGATACCAGGACCATCAAAGCCCTTTACCAGTCAAGAAATTCAAGTTCTTAAGGCATATCTAGCCGGTGGTGGTAGTCTCTTGGTGTTCTTGGATGTAGAGTTTTCAGGAGAAGATCGAGGTATCGAAGGGCTGGATGGAGCCAATCAACTAGAAGAGCTGCTGGCTTCCTTTGGGATTGTATTTGAGCCTCAGTTTTTGGCCAATGACAAGCAATTTGTGCGTAGCACTCGTAAGGCGATCGATCACTTCTTTCTTTTCACCAATAATTTCTCCTCCCATGTGGCTATGAGCAGCTTGACCAAGAACGACGATAAAATGGGACTTCTCACGTTCCAGTCAGGACACTTGAAAATTGCTGAAAAGATGGCTGACGATTGGAAGGCGTCACCGGTGATTCAAACTCTCAATACCACATTTATTGATCTCAACAAGAATACCAAATTCGATAAAGGCGAGATTCGTAAAAACTATCCGGTGGCAATGGTCGCTGAGTCATCAAAGAGTAAGGTCCTCGTTTTTTCAGATGCCACAATGCTTTCTGATCCAGTGATTCTCAATCCTGGCAATCAGCTAGCAGTGGTGGATAGTGTGCGGTGGCTAGCGGGGCAGGCGGAAATTATGGGAGAAGTCGCGTCAGAGGAAGACATCAAAATTCAGCACTCTAAGAGTCGAGATCTAGTGGTCTTTCATGGTTCGATCTATCTGGTGCCTTGTCTTGTGCTGTTATTCGGTTATTTTGCCAATCGTCGAAAGGAGTGA